DNA from Metabacillus flavus:
ATTGTTATTCAGGTTCAGATTTGCTTTGAAGGCGAAAGGCTGATTGGTAATTCGTATGGGCTTTTAAAGCTCTTTCCTCCGCAGGGATGCGGACTGAGAGCATCATCACATTTAAGATGGTAAACAGGATGGCTGTCCCATAGGCCTGAAAAAGAAGCGGAAAAAAGAGGATTTCAGCTGTTACCGCTAAATAATTCGGATGCCTGAAATATTGATAAGGGCCAGAGATCACCACCTGTTCCTCTGGCATTAAAATAATTTTAGTGTTCCACCTGGTACCAAGGGAAGCAATCGCCCAGTAGCGGATTGCCTGAGAAAAAAAGATGACCGGAATGAAAAATATCCATAACGGTGAAATCGTTCTGTGGAGGAGAACGATTTCACAAATAAGCGAAAGCAAAAAGGCAGCATGCATGAAAACCATGTAAGGGTAATGTTCCTGACCGTATTCGATCCCTCCCTGGCTTTTAAGCTTCTTTTCATTTGATCTTGCAATAATA
Protein-coding regions in this window:
- a CDS encoding isoprenylcysteine carboxyl methyltransferase family protein: MLFVIVLQRISELIIARSNEKKLKSQGGIEYGQEHYPYMVFMHAAFLLSLICEIVLLHRTISPLWIFFIPVIFFSQAIRYWAIASLGTRWNTKIILMPEEQVVISGPYQYFRHPNYLAVTAEILFFPLLFQAYGTAILFTILNVMMLSVRIPAEERALKAHTNYQSAFRLQSKSEPE